Sequence from the Armatimonadota bacterium genome:
GCAGGTACTTCTTTCCAGGGATCTTTGGTCAGCGCCGAGAAGATCGTCATGTCTTTGCGCGGACAGAAAACGCCCGCGGAGATCGAGCGACTCCAGCTTGCGATCAAGTGCGGCGACCTGGTGTTCGGTCTGATCGAGTCGTTTGCTTCGGTAGGGGTTTCAGAGGTTGCAATATACGAACAGGCACAAGCGTACATCGACGACAAGGGCTGGGGTTACGGATGGGATCGCGCCGGCAACCCGATCGTCAACAGCGGCCCCGACTCGATGGTCGGGCACGGCAAGCCTTCGCCGGACATCACGCTTCAGCCGGGGCACGTGTTCCACATCGACCTCGGCGTGATCGTGGACGGGTATTCGAGCGACATCCAGCGGTGCTGGTTCGTCGGTGACTCAGTTCCAGATGATGTTGTGCAGGCGTGCGATGCCGTCAACCTGGCGATCACGACTGCTGCAGATGTTTTGCGCCCTGGAGTCGAGGGATGGATGGTCGACGCCGCTGCGCGCAAGTCGATCGTCGAGAGCGGTTACGACGAGTACATGCACGCGCTCGGCCACCAGGTCGGCCGCGTCGCGCACGACGGCGGCGCGATCCTCGGCCCGAAGTGGCAGCGGTACGGCGACACACCGATGATCCCGATCCAGAAGGACGAGGTGTACACGCTGGAGCTAGGCGTGATGCTCCCCGAACGCGGATACCTCGGGCTGGAAGAGATCGTCGTGGTCACCGACGACGGTTGCGAGTTCATGAGCGAACGACAGATCACGATCGATACGATAATCTGAGGGCTGTGTCGGGGACGAGAGCGCGGCTCGCGGGGACGCTCGCCCTCCCTGTCAGCACAAACGTTCCGATACCTCCAGTAAAATGGGCGGATGAGGTTTCGGACTAGCGATTGCATCGCCATTGGGGTCAGCGACATGACAGCCGCTGAGAAGTTCTACGTCGATGTGCTCGGTTTTGAGGTCGGCGAAAGGTGGGACGAATACGTCGAGCTGAAGACCGGCGCGCTCAAGCTGTATTTGTGCGAAGACGACGCTCCGATCTGCTTCGAAGTCTTGGTCGACGGCGTCCCGGCTGCGACCGACTACTTGGTCGAACATGGATGCAAGAAAGATGACGAAGAGGGAGACGAGGTGTTCGTGACCGACCCGTACGGCCTTAGGTTCTGCGTGTCTCAGTCTAAGGAGGGCTAGTCGGCCGACAATCGCTCTGAAATCTTACGGCAAGAGGCGCCACCGCTCTGGCTTCGTCCCTCAATTCGTGTCGTATGGAGGGTTCACATTCTGGGACTCGTACCCTCCACACTGCGAGTGCGGAGGGATGAATGCCGACGAACAGGCGTTCGTCACGGACCCGTACGGCCTCAGATTCTGCGTCTCTCAGTCCAAGGATAGTTAGCCCGTCGAGGTCGTTTCCTTCTCCTTCGCCTCATGCGAGCGAGGTTTGACGACCGCATTCGTGACCGGCTCGGATGGTTGCTGCCCGCGGCGAAACGGAAAGACCTTGGGCGTCGATTTCTTGTACTCCCGGTATGTGTCGCCGTACTGATCGGTCAGGTCCTTCTCTTCGAACACGATCGCTACGAAAATGTACGCCGTCGTCAGGACTGAGAACAGCATGTGGCCTACCGTCATCGCGGGTGCGGCCCAGAAGGCGACGATGAATCCCAGCATGATCGGGTGGCGACAGAGTTTGTACAGCCCGGTCGTCACGAACGTCTCGCCGTCTCTCACCTTGTCCTGCAGGTTGTCCACTACCTGCCTGAGACCCAGCAGGTCGAAGTGGTTGATCATGAACGTCGAGAGTGCGACGATCCCGAACCCGAGGAAGAACACTGCATTTATGACCGTCGCAAGCGGGCCCGTCACCGTCCAGATTGGATTCGTCATCGGAACCCAATATACGAACAACAGGATCAGAACGCACGAACTGAGCAGTACGTAAGTACTGCGTTCAACCGCCTTCGGAACAACCTTCGTCCAAATCTTCTTGAATGACGGTCTGGCCATCACGGAGTGCTGCAGGGCGAACCCGCTCAAAAGAATCAAGTTCAGAATCCAGCCCATCACGCCCGATGCAACCGTCGAAGCGGCAACGTCGATCGTTCGCGGCACCCAGTTTGTTCCGCCAATTTCGATCGGCGTGATGTTGCCTACGAAGCAGATCGCGTAAAGTAGCGTCGCCAAGCAAACGACGTAGCAAAGAAACCCATATATGAGTGCAAGAACTCGTGCCATAGATTTTCAACTCAAGCAAACCAAGACTGATATACGCTGGCGAGCATAACACCGGAATCGACCTTGTAGACCGTGACTTCAGATTGTGCCACTTCGAGATGGACTAGGACGGGGAATCGGGTTCTTTTTTCTGGAGTGGCCTCAGTGCCGTCAAGCTGACACGAAAGCGCTGGTCTACGAAATCCTCTAGTTTCGTACGGTTAAAGGCGTCACCGCTCTGGCAGCTTGTGTCGGCTCCGTCCAGACTCCGTCCTCTTTCAGCAGCGCGACAAGCTCTTCGACGCCGCGTTCTTGCGGGATTCCATGCTTGACCGGCTCGCGCTTTCGATACAGCGTGATCTTGCCCCCGGCAGCGCCGACGTATCCGTAATCTGCATCGGCCATCTCGCCTGGACCGTTCACGATGCAGCCCATCACGGCGATATCCAAGCCGACAAGGTGCTTTGTGGCCTCTCTGACCTCACGCAACACAGTCGGAAGGTCGAACTTGGTCCTGCCGCACGACGGACAGGCGATGTATTCGACCTGCGTCTTTCTCAGGCCCAGAGCTTGCAGGATTTCATAGCACGCCGGCAGTTCGTTGATCGGATCTTCTGCCAGGCTGACGCGAATCGTGTCGCCGATCCCCTCCGACAGCAGCGTCGCAATGCCTGCTGTCGACTTGATGCGAGCGTACTGTCCGTCGCCGGCCTCGGTGACCCCCAAGTGCAGCGGGAAGTTCATCCCCTCTTCGTCCAGCCTCATCGCCAAAAGCCGATTCGCCTCGATCATGATCGGAACCCGGCTGGCCTTCGCGCTGATGTTCAGATTCCAGAATCCGTGTTCGACACAGAGTCGGACGTACTCGAGCGCGCTCTCGACCATTCCTTCCACCGTGTTGCCGAATGTCACGAGCATTCGTTCGCTCAACGAGCCGTGGTTGACGCCTATGCGCATTGCGCGATTGCGGGCCTTGCACGCCTCGACCACCGGCACGAAAGTTTCCTCGATAGCGCTCCGCTCTGCTTTGTGCTCTTCTTCGCTATAATCCTCCCTCCCTGTGTGCTTTCGGAATACGAACAGGCCCGGATTGACGCGAATCTCGTCGACGTGCTTGGTCGCTTCGAGGGCGATCTTCGTGCCTTGATGATGAACGTCGGCCGTCAGCGGCACCTTGCGATAACCCTCGCTGACTTTCGCAACAATCTCTTCCAGACACTGCGCCTCTTGAAGAGTCGGGGTAGTGACCCGCACGATTTCGCTTCCCGCCTTGTGCAGCGCGATGATCTGCTCGACGGATGCGTCGATATCGCGCGTCTCTGCCGTGATCATGGATTGCACGACCACGAGGTGGTCGGAGCCGATCTGGACTGAATCCACCGTGCAAGTTCGGGTCGCTCTTCGTTCGAATTTCGTCTTGAGACTCATGCCTCTCAACCGTATTCTACGGGCATTTCGCGATTCGGCTTGGGAAACGTACGTTGACTCCGTGTAAATCCGCATAATCCAACACCGGAACAATGTAGACTACGCGCTACACAACCGATTATAGCATATGATATAGGCGCTCCTTCGAGCGGCACTTGTATCCAGCGGCCACAGGTAGAGGTAGCGACTGAGTTCATGAACACAAATCTCGACCAACCTTCGTTCAGTTTTGAGGCGATCAGAGAGACCATTTTTCGGCAGTCCCGCACCGTTGTCATCGTTGCAGAGCCGTGGCCGCCGTACAGGGTTATCTACGTCCCGCCCAACGCCAGTGACGTGCTGAAATACAGTCACGGAGAGGTTTTCGGTCGAGGCCTGCCGGATTGTCCTTTTGGCGAGGCTGCCGATCCCGCAACGGTCAGAGAGCTCATCGAAGAGACGCTGAGGAACGGGATTGCGACGGCTGAATACGAATACTTCAACGGTGAGGGCGAATCGCGGTGGCTAGCAATCGAGTCACACTTGGTAGAAGACGAAAACGGCAGAGCGCAGTACTTGGCGTTCGTCGCACACGATACGACTGAGCACGTCCTGATTCGTCAAGAGGCCCAGCGGGCACAGAGGCTGTACACGGAGGTTGTTGAGACGGCCGTCGAGGCGTTCGTCACAATCGACTCTCGCGGCAAGATCGCCTCGATCAACGCAGCCGCTCAAAAGATGTTCGGCTTCGATTCGGAGCAGCTAGTCGGAGAAGATGTCTCTATCCTCATGCCAGAGGAGGTTGGGCGAGATCATCAGAAATATCTTGAGCACGCTCAGCCTGGCGTCGAGTCCTACGTTATCGGCAAGAGCCGAGAAGTCGAAGGCAAGCGCAGCGACGGAACTGCTTTCCCGATCGAGATCACGATTTCCGAGATTCAGGTCGACGGAGAAAGGATGTTCAACGGCATTTGCCGTGACATTACGAGGCGAAGGATGGCAGAACAAGCGCTTCGCGGGAAGACGAAGGAAGCCCAGCAGGCAAACGAGGCGAAGAGCAAGTTCTTATCGAGGATGAGCCACGAATTGCGAACCCCTCTGAACGCGATTCTGGGATTCGCACAAGTTCTCGAGATGAGCGATCTTGACGGGGAGGATCTCGAATCTGTGCGCCATATTTTGAAAGGCGGGCACCATCTCCTGGAACTGATCAACGACATTCTAGATATCTCGCGAATTGAGGCCGGGAAGCTAGCCGCAACGATCAAACCCGTCCAGTTAGTACAATGCATCAACGATTCATTGGAGTTGATCGCGCCGCTTGCGAACGAACGTTTCCTTATCGTCACTCCACCTAAAGATCTGTCTGAAGATCTGTACGTGCTCGCCGATCGACAGCGGTTGGGGCAGGTTTTCCTCAACGTGCTGTCCAACGCGGTCAAATACAACAAACCGAATGGGAGCGTGACCATTACAGTTGACACTAGCAATGAATGCCTGGTCGCCGTGGTAATTCAGGACACCGGAATAGGGATTCCCGAGTCCAAGCTTCAAGACCTTTTCGTTCCGTTTGAACGTCTCGGCGCCGAATCTACTCGAGTAGAAGGCAGTGGGCTGGGGCTGGCCCTGACGAACGGACTGATGGCAGAGATGTCAGGACACGTTGACATCAGTTCGACGGAGGGCGCAGGGACGACCGTGAGCCTTTTGCTGCCAAGGGCGATGCGGAGCGACGATGCCGCGCAGACGATCGACAACGGCGTCGCGCGCCAACCTTCGACATCCACGCCCCTCGACATTCTGCTCATCGAAGACAATATACCAAGCATCAACTTGGTTGAGAGGGCGTTCGAAGCACAGCCGAATTGGACCCTCCGTTCAGCTCATACGGGGGCAGAAGGATTGGCCGCCGCCCGCGAGCGCACGCCTGATGTAATCCTGCTGGATGTGAACCTGCCGGACGTGACCGGACCAGAACTCATCAGATCGTTTCGGCTCGATCCGGAGCTTGAAGAAGTCCCAGTGATCATTGTGAGCGCCGACGCCAGTCATGCGACCCAAGACACGTTCCTTTCGGCCGGCGCTCAGACGTACCTCAGCAAGCCGTTCGACATCCAAAGGCTGTTCGCACAGATTCGTGATTTGACGTTTTCTTCCAACAAGGTCTAGCGAGTTTGTAGACTGCCGTGTAGAATCGCTCTTGGGCTCCATGATTCCGATCGATTGAGGCGGGTTTCACATAGTGCAATAGCATGAAGCACGGTGTGGCATCGGTCTCCGGTTTCCCCCAGAAGATGTACTTTCAGAGGCATTATGTAGTTAAATGTACAGATTGATGCGTCAGGTTCTTTACAGGTCTAGATATCGCAGCCGAGCGAAGGGCCTTCCTTTGGGGCGTCTTTGCGTGTCGGACAGTTCCCCTCTTTCCTTCCTTTGGGTGGCTCGTACAGGGCCTTCAGATTCAAGCCGAGCGTTAACCGGAACAGTATATCTTGCTCTGAGCGCAGGCGAGAAATCCCAAGCGCGCGTATATCGAGACCAGCTATCTGACGTCGCCAATGCCGCTGACATTTTCAGGGTAGGTCTAGAGACTTCAGGTGTAGATGCTCGTGACTAGCCAGCCCAAATCCACTTTGAAACGGATCACAGGCCAAATCAAACGGCTCGTTGCTATAGTCGTCCTCGGGCTCGTACTACCGCTGGTCGTACTTGGCATCTTCGCGTACGACGAGAGTTTGGAACACGATGCCCGCACTGCATCTCTGCTCCATTCGATGAACGCCAGCCATGAGGCCGAAGCTTTAGTTATTGAACTAAGTCTTGTTCAAGAGCGTGCAGACCGCCGACCACCAGAATCAGCGCTGGAGGAGCGCGACCTGGAGCGAGAGCGAGGTGCCTTGACTGAGAGGCTGCTGGCGGTCGGCCCATCTGTCACCGAAGACACTTTTCTGGTCGATACGGATGAGTCTGCCGTGAGGCACCAGGCATTGCTTGAATCGTTGCTGCGCCAGTTCTCAGAGCTGGAGTTAGCAACCCAGGGCCGCCGTGGTGCGCACATTTCGGATGAACTGTTGGCGTCGCTCGGCCTGAGCTTGGACCGCCACCGATCGATGCTCTATGAGCACTCTCAGCTTGAGGCGCAGGAGGTTTCAGATAGCTGGAGAAGAACCGCCATGATAGCTGGCCCGATCGTGATAGGAGTGCTCGCGCTTGGTCTGCTGACGTATTTGGCTTTGTTCCGCAATTTGCGGCGAGAGTTGAGACGCGACGACGAAGTCCGACAGGCCCTACCAACTCAGGAAGCTTGGTTCAGAGTGCTTTTTGACGAGTCACCGGTGGCCGTGTGCGTGTCAAGGGACGGTCTCATCCGTCACGCCAATCCGGCATATATGCGGCTATTTGGCTACGATGAGGATGAAGTCATTGTCGGGCAGTCGATCCAGGATCACATCGATCCGGAGTCGCGCGAGGATATCCAGCGACTCATGGACGAACTATCCGAAAAACGGGGAGTGTACCAAGCAATTGAGATCGTTGCACAACGGAATGACGGTTCAAAGGTCCAAATCGAGGTGACCTTGGGCACAGTCACGCTCCCTGATGGCCCCGCGTTCTTCGCGTTTTTCACCGATCTCACGAAGCGCAAGCAGGCCGAGGCCGCACGGCGTGAAAGCGAACAACTGTTCACCCTGATGTTCGACAGTACGTCGGACATGCTCTTGCTCATGAGCGTCCAAGCCGATGGCAGCCTTGTTTTCGACGTAATGAACAGGGCGTATGAGGACTACATACGGGAAACATATCCAGGTTCAGACGTTGACCCTATCGGCCGAGAGCGGAAAGAAGTATTGGCGTCTTGGGGCATACCTGAAGATGCCATCAAAGCAGGAAGCAAGATGTACGACGAAGTCGTTGCCGAGCGCACGGTGAAGCACTCTGAGATCACGGTGCCGCTGGCCGGAAGCGAGCGTTGCCTGGACGTGTCCGTCGAACCGATCTTGAACGCGGCTGGGGAATGTACGCACGTTCTCTGGAGCGGAAGAGATATAACGGAGCGCAAGCAACAGCAAGAGGAGCTACGACGCCTCAACGAGTCGCTGGAAGAAATGATCGAGGAACGCACAGCGGAACTTCGGCAGAGCGAAGCCCGGTTCCGTGCCATCAGCGAAGCTTCTCCGTTTAGCGTGCTCGTTACGGATTCAGAAGGAGCAATCGTTTACGCAAACGACGCATATCACCGCTTGATGGGCGCTGCCTTCGAAGACATCAAGGGCTGGGGTTGGGCAGATTACATTCATTCCGACGACGTGGATGACCTGGTCTCTTCCTGGAAGAACTACCTCGAAGTCGGTGGCACGTTCGAGAACGACCACCGAATCGTTCGACCCGACGGAACTGTCGCTTGGCTGTACTGCGTCGCTGCTCCGCTCATCAACCAGAATGAGACCGACGGTCATGTCGTAATGTTGGAAGACATCACTGCACGCATCGAGGCGAGGGAAGAGCTTCTTCGGGCAAAGGAGGAAGCCGAAGAAGCAAACGCCGCCAAGGATCGTTTCCTTTCGCGCGTCAGCCACGAGTTGAGGACGCCCCTGAACGCAATTCTGGGGTTCGCCCAAGTTATGGCGACGGATCGCCTCTCTTCGGAACAAGAAAGTTCAGTGAAGCACATTCTCGAGGCTGGCGACCACCTGCTTTCGTTGATTGAGGAAGTACTCGATATCGCCAAGATCGAAACTGGCGAGATTGAAATAGATGTCCGAGAGGTCGATGCCCGAGTACAAGTTCTCGAGTGCGTTGAGCTGCTTTCGCCTCTGGCCAAAGCAAGGCAAGTAACCATAGCAGTCGCTGGCTCCTCGGACGCGGTAGTGCCGATCAAGGCCGATCCGAGGAGAATGACCCAGATTATCTTCAACGTCCTGTCGAACGCCATCAAGTTCAACAAACTCAGAGGCTCGGTCACGATATCTTTTGAGCCGGCCGCTCGAAACAGGACTGCGGTTGTGATCAAGGACACCGGATTAGGCATCAGCCAGGAGAAGCTTTACCGCGTATTCGAGCCGTTCGACCGGCTCGGCGCCGAAGAAACGGATGTGAAAGGGACCGGGATCGGCCTGACCGTATCGGCAAGTCTCGCAGAGGCCATGAATGCAACGATTGAAATTGCATCAACGGAAGGCGTCGGGACTTTCGTGACGATCACGTTTGAGGCTGCCGGCGAGATCGTGATCGACGACGATCTCCTGGCTATTGTCGAGCCACCTGCGAAGAGCGCCGGGCATGACCTCAAGATCCTTCTCGTCGAAGACAATCGGTCTAACTACCTGCTCATGAAGACGGTATTCAAGAGGAGAGGCTCTTGCGACCTGCGAATCGCCAACACTGCGGAAGAGGGTCTTCAGATGGCGAAGCAGTTCAAGCCCGATCTTTTCCTGCTCGACGTGAATCTTCCGGACTCGCTCGGAACGGAGCTGATCGAGAAGATCCTTGCCCAGAGGAGCCTCCGCAACACTCCCGTCGTGATAGTCAGCGCTGACGCAAACACTGCCACGGTTGCAGAGTTTAAGGACAAGGGAGCGTACGCCTACCTGACCAAGCCGATCGACATCACCAAACTGCTGCAGGTAGTGGACGAAATTGCTCTAGAGCGCATGGGGCGCACTAGTTGACGCCAAAGGGCGTATGAAATTGCGATCTTTGCACTAGGGCTCCTCAACTACGCCGAAATGCGATCCGTAACAAGTAACAGTTGCGCTCGAAAGCGCGAGGAGATTTGAAGTCATGCCTGAAAACACACCGTTTGCCTGGCACGAGATTCACACAACTGACGCACAGAAGGCCAAGAAGTTCTATTCCGACTGCTTCCGCTGGGAAACCAGCGAGATGTCGATGGGCGAAGATGGCGTCTACACCATGTTCAACGTTCCCGGCGCCAAGCCGTTCGGCGGGATAGTCGAACTGCGAGGCGAGGCGTGGAAGGGGATTCCCGCGCACTGGGCAGTCTATGTCGACGTCGAGGACATTCGCGCGAAGGTGAAGGAGGTCGAAGCTTGTGGCGGAAAAATCGTTGTTCCTCCGTTTGAAGTTCCCAGTGTCGGTCTCACAGCGCTAGTGCATGACCCGCAGGGCGCTCCGTTCCACCTATTCCAAGGCGTCAAGTCGTAGCATGCGGTTCGATCGGGTGCGTTCTGTCAGAATCAGCCTGATCGATGCCCCTTTACTTGCCGTCCCTGCGCCACCGAGACTTCACCGTTTACACTGTCGGCCGGTTCGTAGGAAACGTCGGAGCGAGCGTCCAGCTCTGGACAGTCGCCTGGCACGTGTACCAAGTATCGGGGGAGAGCTCCCTGCACGTCGGACTGTTGGGCCTTGTCCGTGTCTTGCCGCTACTGCTGTTCTCTCTGGTCGGCGGTGTCGCGGCGGACCACTTCGACCGGAAGAAACTCATGGTCGTCACGCGATGGGCGATGACAGGTATCGCCATCACGCTTGCTATCGTGACCGTGCTCGGCCTTGCAAGCCTTACGTGGATCTACTCTCTGGTCGCAATAATGTCCATCGCCCGCGCCTTCGATGGCCCGGCCAGGAACGCCCTAATGGTCAACTTGGTGCCAGAGCGCGACCTGCCGAACGCGCTCAGCGTGAACGGCATCGCTTGGCGGCTAAGCGGCGTAACCGGCCCGATCATTGCGGGCGTCATGATCGCCTACGGCTCTCTTCACTTGGCGTACGCCACGTCGGCGGTCGGAAACATCGTGCTGCTCGGGGCACTCTTCTTCGTCAAGCCGGTCAAGCAAGCGTATCCGGACCAGCCGATCACGTCGGTCAAGCATGTCTTCTCCCAGATCGGGGCAGGATTCCAGTTCTTCAAAAGTTCGCACATCGTTCGCAACACGATGATCATCGACTTTTGGGCGACGTTCTTTTCATCTGCCGACGCGCTCTTCCCCGCCTTCGCGGGGCCGGTGCTGCACCTGGGGCCGAACGGATACGGAATGTTGGCGGCGGCATCCGGCGGCGGTGCGCTCATCGCTGCAATCGTCCTCGCCTTTCGTCGGACGGTCAAACGCCAAGGGATAGTGGTCATCGGAATGATCGGCGTTTACGGAATGGCCACCGTTCTGTTCGGACTGAGCCAAAGCCTGTGGATGGCCATGCTGTTCCTGATGTGCACGGGAGCAGCGGACATGGTGAGTACTGTGCTGCGCCAGACGATTCGGCAGCTCGCAACGCCGGACAACATTCGCGGCCGAATGGCTGGAGTGGGGGTGCTGTTTCAGGTCGGCGGGCCGCAGCTTGGCGATGTCGAGGCGGGTGTATTCGCCAAGTTCTACGGGGATCGAGCGTCCGTTGTTATCGGAGGCTGCGCGTGCCTGATCGTCTCGGCGTGGTACTCCGCCAAGAGTCACCTGAAATCGTACATCCATGTCAACAATGAGCCTATGGGTGAAGAAAAACAGTGAGTTGGTCGTATAATCTATAGGAAGATGAGTAATGCTCGTCCCTTCGGGTTGTTCGCAGTAGTCCTCGCAGTGGGAGGAGCTGCCGCATACAGCCAACAGGGTAAGAACATGGAACTCCACCTTGACGCAGCCGATCTACCTGGCGGAGTGACGCTTTACGGCTCTGACGCCGTGACGCCGCTCAGGGAGAATATGGAGATCGCCACGTTTGGCGGCGGATGATTCTGGAGCGTTGAAAACGCCTTCCGTCAGGTTGACGGAATCACAGCGACAGCGGTCGGATTTGCCGGGGGTAGCGTTAAGAGCCCAACGTACAGGCAAGTATGCCTTTCGGACACTGGCCACGCCGAAGTGATACGCATTGAGTACGACCCGAAGAAAGTCAGCTACGAGCGACTTCTCGAGGTTTTCTGGGCGATTCACGATCCGACGCAGTTCAATAGACAGGGCGTCAACATTGGCAACCAGTATCGCAGTGTGATATTCTTCCACACGGAAGAGCAGGCGCGAGCTGCGCGCAAGAGCTACGATGTCATCGCAAAAGAAAAGGGCCAAGCCTTAGCAACGCAGATTCTAGAAGCCGTTCCCTTCTTCATGGCTGAGGATTACCATCAGCAGTACTACTCCCGTAAGGGGGTCCCTGCTTGCCCGATACCGCCAAAGTCTGGCGGCGGGTAAGTCGCCTTGGGGAACGAACGTAGCAAAGACCGTCAACTAAGCCGCTTTTTGGCCTTCGACTCGTCCGATGATTGCGTTGCGCGCCCTGCCAGCGATCTCCATCACTTCGCCGACGAGCGCCGACGGCACATCTAGCTCTTCGAGCGTTGCCTGCAGGTGGCCAGCGACGGCATCACAGTGCTCGTCGCTCAGTCCCTTCATCTTGACCATATACGAATCGGCATCAGTGAGGTTTTGCCCTTCGGACTCGCTCGGTCCGCCGAACGCCATCGTCAAGAAGTCGCGCTGATTCTTCTTCAGTTCGCTCATATTCGCTCCTGCGAAGAACGGAGCCAACTTTGGGTCGTCCAAAACGCGAACGTAGAACAGCTCAACAGTCGCGTAAATCGCCGCAGAGCCGCCCAGCCTGTCATACAGAGGAATTTCCATGCGTTACCCCAGGCTAAACTGTATGTACAAATACTCGGCGCGGCGTATAACAATCATTAGGTTATCGGACGTTGAAGTACTTCGCGGCGGGGTGGTGAACAATGATCGCGCTAGTGGACTGCTCGGGGTTCAGCATGAACTCTTCGCTGAGCTCGATCCCGATATCCAGAGGCTGCAATAGCTCAAGCAGCTGGGTCTGGTCCTCTAGGTTCGGGCAGGCCGGATAGCCGAACGAGTACCGAGAGCCGTGGTACTTGGCGCTGAACAGCAGGCGCATCTCCTCCGGCTCCTGGTCGTCGATCCCCATCTCGGCTCTGATGATCTTGTGCCAGTACTCCGCGAGCGCCTCGGCGGTCTCGACGCCCATGCCGTGGGTGTAAAGGTACTCCTGATAGTCGCCGCTCTTGAACTGGCTCCGCTCGTACTCGCTGATCGCGCCGCCGATCGTGACGATGTGGAATCCCACGACGTCCATCTCGCCCGACTCGGTGCTGCGAAAGAAATCGCTGAGGCACTGGCGCTTCATAGCGCGCTGCCTTGGGAAGTTGAAACGGCACCGCTCCGTCTTCTTGTCTTCTCGGTAGACGATCAAGTCGTTCCCTTCGCTCTGACACCAGAAGTAGCCCCATTTGACCGCCGGGTGCATGTGCGGCGCTAGCTCCCGCTGCTTCCTCTGGAAGATCGGCCCCGCCTCATCGTTCAGCCAATCTGTGAAATCAGGGTTGCTCATGCCTTTCGGCTTCTTGTACTGCCATTGGCCACGGAACAGCGCGATCGGGTTGATGTACTTGTATATCTCGAAAACGTCGAACTTGGTCTGTTTCTTCGCGCCGTAGAACGGGAGGTCTGGCACGTTTTCGGCTGGTTCGACGTCGCTCTTCGTACCGTCAAAGACGTAGAGAGCCGGATCGAGCACATCGACGCGGTGCGAGGAGACGCGCCGCTGCGTGGCCTCTTTGTGGTCTCTTTCGGAGTGCGCGGACGCGTCCGCGCTTTCCACAGCGGTCTCTTCCTGCTCTTGCTCCGAGCTGCCCAACTCCCCCATGAGCCGCAGGCCCTCGAACGCATCTTTCGCGTAGAACACATGGCCGTCATAGATCTCGCGAAGATCTTGCTCTACGTACGAGCGTGTCAACGCTGCGCCACCTAGGATCACAGGGATCGAAGACACGCCGCGCCGGTTCATCTCGATGAGGTTGTCGCGCATCACGAGCGTACTCTTGACGAGCAGCCCGCTCAGGCCGATGACCGCGCACTTGCTCTCTTCGGTCTTCTCCAGGATCGAATTGATCGGCTGTTTGATCCCGATGTTGACGACGCGGTAGCCGTTGTTGCTCAGGATGATGTCGACGAGGTTCTTGCCGATGTCGTGCACGTCGCCCTGAACGGTCGCGAGCAGGATCGATCCCTTCTCGCTCCCCTCCTCCTTCTCCATGTGCGGCTCGAGGTGCGCGACCGACGCCTTCATCACCTCCGCGCTCTGCAAGACGAAAGG
This genomic interval carries:
- the msrA gene encoding peptide-methionine (S)-S-oxide reductase MsrA; its protein translation is MEIATFGGGUFWSVENAFRQVDGITATAVGFAGGSVKSPTYRQVCLSDTGHAEVIRIEYDPKKVSYERLLEVFWAIHDPTQFNRQGVNIGNQYRSVIFFHTEEQARAARKSYDVIAKEKGQALATQILEAVPFFMAEDYHQQYYSRKGVPACPIPPKSGGG
- a CDS encoding PAS domain S-box protein; its protein translation is MLVTSQPKSTLKRITGQIKRLVAIVVLGLVLPLVVLGIFAYDESLEHDARTASLLHSMNASHEAEALVIELSLVQERADRRPPESALEERDLERERGALTERLLAVGPSVTEDTFLVDTDESAVRHQALLESLLRQFSELELATQGRRGAHISDELLASLGLSLDRHRSMLYEHSQLEAQEVSDSWRRTAMIAGPIVIGVLALGLLTYLALFRNLRRELRRDDEVRQALPTQEAWFRVLFDESPVAVCVSRDGLIRHANPAYMRLFGYDEDEVIVGQSIQDHIDPESREDIQRLMDELSEKRGVYQAIEIVAQRNDGSKVQIEVTLGTVTLPDGPAFFAFFTDLTKRKQAEAARRESEQLFTLMFDSTSDMLLLMSVQADGSLVFDVMNRAYEDYIRETYPGSDVDPIGRERKEVLASWGIPEDAIKAGSKMYDEVVAERTVKHSEITVPLAGSERCLDVSVEPILNAAGECTHVLWSGRDITERKQQQEELRRLNESLEEMIEERTAELRQSEARFRAISEASPFSVLVTDSEGAIVYANDAYHRLMGAAFEDIKGWGWADYIHSDDVDDLVSSWKNYLEVGGTFENDHRIVRPDGTVAWLYCVAAPLINQNETDGHVVMLEDITARIEAREELLRAKEEAEEANAAKDRFLSRVSHELRTPLNAILGFAQVMATDRLSSEQESSVKHILEAGDHLLSLIEEVLDIAKIETGEIEIDVREVDARVQVLECVELLSPLAKARQVTIAVAGSSDAVVPIKADPRRMTQIIFNVLSNAIKFNKLRGSVTISFEPAARNRTAVVIKDTGLGISQEKLYRVFEPFDRLGAEETDVKGTGIGLTVSASLAEAMNATIEIASTEGVGTFVTITFEAAGEIVIDDDLLAIVEPPAKSAGHDLKILLVEDNRSNYLLMKTVFKRRGSCDLRIANTAEEGLQMAKQFKPDLFLLDVNLPDSLGTELIEKILAQRSLRNTPVVIVSADANTATVAEFKDKGAYAYLTKPIDITKLLQVVDEIALERMGRTS
- a CDS encoding MFS transporter; protein product: MPLYLPSLRHRDFTVYTVGRFVGNVGASVQLWTVAWHVYQVSGESSLHVGLLGLVRVLPLLLFSLVGGVAADHFDRKKLMVVTRWAMTGIAITLAIVTVLGLASLTWIYSLVAIMSIARAFDGPARNALMVNLVPERDLPNALSVNGIAWRLSGVTGPIIAGVMIAYGSLHLAYATSAVGNIVLLGALFFVKPVKQAYPDQPITSVKHVFSQIGAGFQFFKSSHIVRNTMIIDFWATFFSSADALFPAFAGPVLHLGPNGYGMLAAASGGGALIAAIVLAFRRTVKRQGIVVIGMIGVYGMATVLFGLSQSLWMAMLFLMCTGAADMVSTVLRQTIRQLATPDNIRGRMAGVGVLFQVGGPQLGDVEAGVFAKFYGDRASVVIGGCACLIVSAWYSAKSHLKSYIHVNNEPMGEEKQ
- a CDS encoding group 1 truncated hemoglobin, producing the protein MEIPLYDRLGGSAAIYATVELFYVRVLDDPKLAPFFAGANMSELKKNQRDFLTMAFGGPSESEGQNLTDADSYMVKMKGLSDEHCDAVAGHLQATLEELDVPSALVGEVMEIAGRARNAIIGRVEGQKAA
- a CDS encoding VOC family protein produces the protein MPENTPFAWHEIHTTDAQKAKKFYSDCFRWETSEMSMGEDGVYTMFNVPGAKPFGGIVELRGEAWKGIPAHWAVYVDVEDIRAKVKEVEACGGKIVVPPFEVPSVGLTALVHDPQGAPFHLFQGVKS